In Hemicordylus capensis ecotype Gifberg chromosome 3, rHemCap1.1.pri, whole genome shotgun sequence, one DNA window encodes the following:
- the GPR183 gene encoding G-protein coupled receptor 183 isoform X3 translates to MATGNITTNNETCDLYEHRGSARILLPVFYSLIFVIGVLGNGLALIVIIKNRKKMNSTTLYSTNLVLSDILFTTALPARITYYALGFNWPFQEIICKFTALVFYINIYAAVNFMTCLSIDRFVAVVCPLYTRIRRLKSATYICCFVWFLVFAQTLPLLVIPMSHEDGERITCMEYPNFEKIPHLPSVLLAACFIGYVLPLGIILICYSKLSAKLCQNAKENPLAEKSGTNKKAINIIIFIIVVFVICLTPYHLAIIVYMSKKLLPQFSPECSDQQIFQKTLHYTVFLMNLNCCFDPFIYFFACRGYKRTIMKILRRQGSISLSSAVKTAHEESSRDIGDTQMAPLTSTLNGKR, encoded by the coding sequence ATGGCAACAGGCAACATCACCACTAATAATGAGACCTGTGATCTATATGAACACCGAGGTTCAGCACGTATCTTACTGCCTGTGTTCTACAGCCTTATTTTTGTAATTGGAGTGCTTGGAAATGGACTTGCCCTCATCGTgataattaaaaacagaaaaaagatgAATTCTACTACTCTCTACTCAACAAATCTTGTTCTGTCAGACATCTTATTTACTACTGCCTTGCCTGCAAGAATAACATACTATGCACTGGGCTTTAACTGGCCATTTCAAGAAATAATCTGCAAATTCACGGCACTAGTCTTTTACATCAACATTTATGCGGCTGTGAATTTTATGACATGTTTGAGTATTGACAGGTTTGTAGCCGTGGTCTGCCCTTTATACACCAGGATCAGAAGACTTAAAAGTGCCACATATATTTGCTGTTTTGTGTGGTTTCTTGTATTCGCTCAAACTCTCCCATTACTTGTAATACCCATGTCACATGAAGATGGAGAAAGGATTACATGCATGGAATATCCAAACTTTGAAAAAATCCCACATCTCCCATCGGTTCTTCTTGCTGCCTGCTTCATTGGATATGTCCTGCCCCTTGGGATTATACTAATCTGCTATTCTAAACTTAGTGCTAAACTTTGCCAAAATGCAAAAGAAAACCCATTAGCTGAAAAATCAGGCACAAACAAAAAGGcaattaatataattattttcatCATTGTTGTCTTCGTCATCTGTCTCACTCCTTATCATCTTGCCATTATTGTATATATGAGTAAGAAGCTTCTGCCTCAATTTAGTCCTGAATGCAGTGATCAACAAATCTTCCAGAAGACTCTCCACTACACTGTGTTCTTGATGAATCTGAACTGCTGCTTTGATCCTTTCATCTatttctttgcatgcagaggatACAAAAGAACAATAATGAAAATACTGAGACGTCAAGGAAGCATATCACTATCAAGTGCTGTCAAAACAGCTCATGAAGAAAGCTCCCGTGATATTGGAGACACACAAATGGCTCCTCTCACATCAACTTTAAATGGAAAAAGGTGA
- the GPR183 gene encoding G-protein coupled receptor 183 isoform X1, which produces MCGKYEHNPGDLIKHWSSELPGDTIVMATGNITTNNETCDLYEHRGSARILLPVFYSLIFVIGVLGNGLALIVIIKNRKKMNSTTLYSTNLVLSDILFTTALPARITYYALGFNWPFQEIICKFTALVFYINIYAAVNFMTCLSIDRFVAVVCPLYTRIRRLKSATYICCFVWFLVFAQTLPLLVIPMSHEDGERITCMEYPNFEKIPHLPSVLLAACFIGYVLPLGIILICYSKLSAKLCQNAKENPLAEKSGTNKKAINIIIFIIVVFVICLTPYHLAIIVYMSKKLLPQFSPECSDQQIFQKTLHYTVFLMNLNCCFDPFIYFFACRGYKRTIMKILRRQGSISLSSAVKTAHEESSRDIGDTQMAPLTSTLNGKR; this is translated from the coding sequence GTCTTCTGAACTTCCTGGAGACACAATAGTTATGGCAACAGGCAACATCACCACTAATAATGAGACCTGTGATCTATATGAACACCGAGGTTCAGCACGTATCTTACTGCCTGTGTTCTACAGCCTTATTTTTGTAATTGGAGTGCTTGGAAATGGACTTGCCCTCATCGTgataattaaaaacagaaaaaagatgAATTCTACTACTCTCTACTCAACAAATCTTGTTCTGTCAGACATCTTATTTACTACTGCCTTGCCTGCAAGAATAACATACTATGCACTGGGCTTTAACTGGCCATTTCAAGAAATAATCTGCAAATTCACGGCACTAGTCTTTTACATCAACATTTATGCGGCTGTGAATTTTATGACATGTTTGAGTATTGACAGGTTTGTAGCCGTGGTCTGCCCTTTATACACCAGGATCAGAAGACTTAAAAGTGCCACATATATTTGCTGTTTTGTGTGGTTTCTTGTATTCGCTCAAACTCTCCCATTACTTGTAATACCCATGTCACATGAAGATGGAGAAAGGATTACATGCATGGAATATCCAAACTTTGAAAAAATCCCACATCTCCCATCGGTTCTTCTTGCTGCCTGCTTCATTGGATATGTCCTGCCCCTTGGGATTATACTAATCTGCTATTCTAAACTTAGTGCTAAACTTTGCCAAAATGCAAAAGAAAACCCATTAGCTGAAAAATCAGGCACAAACAAAAAGGcaattaatataattattttcatCATTGTTGTCTTCGTCATCTGTCTCACTCCTTATCATCTTGCCATTATTGTATATATGAGTAAGAAGCTTCTGCCTCAATTTAGTCCTGAATGCAGTGATCAACAAATCTTCCAGAAGACTCTCCACTACACTGTGTTCTTGATGAATCTGAACTGCTGCTTTGATCCTTTCATCTatttctttgcatgcagaggatACAAAAGAACAATAATGAAAATACTGAGACGTCAAGGAAGCATATCACTATCAAGTGCTGTCAAAACAGCTCATGAAGAAAGCTCCCGTGATATTGGAGACACACAAATGGCTCCTCTCACATCAACTTTAAATGGAAAAAGGTGA
- the GPR183 gene encoding G-protein coupled receptor 183 isoform X2 translates to MSSELPGDTIVMATGNITTNNETCDLYEHRGSARILLPVFYSLIFVIGVLGNGLALIVIIKNRKKMNSTTLYSTNLVLSDILFTTALPARITYYALGFNWPFQEIICKFTALVFYINIYAAVNFMTCLSIDRFVAVVCPLYTRIRRLKSATYICCFVWFLVFAQTLPLLVIPMSHEDGERITCMEYPNFEKIPHLPSVLLAACFIGYVLPLGIILICYSKLSAKLCQNAKENPLAEKSGTNKKAINIIIFIIVVFVICLTPYHLAIIVYMSKKLLPQFSPECSDQQIFQKTLHYTVFLMNLNCCFDPFIYFFACRGYKRTIMKILRRQGSISLSSAVKTAHEESSRDIGDTQMAPLTSTLNGKR, encoded by the exons AT GTCTTCTGAACTTCCTGGAGACACAATAGTTATGGCAACAGGCAACATCACCACTAATAATGAGACCTGTGATCTATATGAACACCGAGGTTCAGCACGTATCTTACTGCCTGTGTTCTACAGCCTTATTTTTGTAATTGGAGTGCTTGGAAATGGACTTGCCCTCATCGTgataattaaaaacagaaaaaagatgAATTCTACTACTCTCTACTCAACAAATCTTGTTCTGTCAGACATCTTATTTACTACTGCCTTGCCTGCAAGAATAACATACTATGCACTGGGCTTTAACTGGCCATTTCAAGAAATAATCTGCAAATTCACGGCACTAGTCTTTTACATCAACATTTATGCGGCTGTGAATTTTATGACATGTTTGAGTATTGACAGGTTTGTAGCCGTGGTCTGCCCTTTATACACCAGGATCAGAAGACTTAAAAGTGCCACATATATTTGCTGTTTTGTGTGGTTTCTTGTATTCGCTCAAACTCTCCCATTACTTGTAATACCCATGTCACATGAAGATGGAGAAAGGATTACATGCATGGAATATCCAAACTTTGAAAAAATCCCACATCTCCCATCGGTTCTTCTTGCTGCCTGCTTCATTGGATATGTCCTGCCCCTTGGGATTATACTAATCTGCTATTCTAAACTTAGTGCTAAACTTTGCCAAAATGCAAAAGAAAACCCATTAGCTGAAAAATCAGGCACAAACAAAAAGGcaattaatataattattttcatCATTGTTGTCTTCGTCATCTGTCTCACTCCTTATCATCTTGCCATTATTGTATATATGAGTAAGAAGCTTCTGCCTCAATTTAGTCCTGAATGCAGTGATCAACAAATCTTCCAGAAGACTCTCCACTACACTGTGTTCTTGATGAATCTGAACTGCTGCTTTGATCCTTTCATCTatttctttgcatgcagaggatACAAAAGAACAATAATGAAAATACTGAGACGTCAAGGAAGCATATCACTATCAAGTGCTGTCAAAACAGCTCATGAAGAAAGCTCCCGTGATATTGGAGACACACAAATGGCTCCTCTCACATCAACTTTAAATGGAAAAAGGTGA